Proteins encoded together in one Malassezia restricta chromosome IX, complete sequence window:
- a CDS encoding protein SIP5, whose protein sequence is MGAGLVQSRPRSRSLQSSHTHTSGSSAATSASTRENAGGSERRISSKTRVDGGFVVRQGLYKDKTDYADMQVRQWIVERRLSPFFAGADDEEELEGAQVRSECPICFLFYPMHLNQTRCCTQPICTECFVQIQRVDPSTRVPPSSQPAACPFCVEPNFGVVYARDAPSVDAQAAIEHAAKAIGTGGNTTDTKRASFPADHEAVVLVDHVHPHWHDKLDRAVRNAARQANRRVILREEGGSLVPVGVSSSRTGDALATFVAQHRHIGRPGPGGSIILHSHVMHTELQRYAHSSLARRDPNRPQVGDQMARTLAALSPEELEELMLRETLRISQLEHQGTAPPEPSQEEPRPERASRRRSLLPTKLAQASPFRFKRRNSASSSSQPRASFDRAPGDPAATAAAAPSTPRGSPERPIRSSPLRLSHTCRASLDTPRSSPWAERAIQQGVSRASMSSVPDSRRHSLQLSPALRDLEGLALVPDGPAAPRSSTNPFRTVPPSLRR, encoded by the coding sequence ATGGGTGCCGGGCTAGTACAGAGCCGACCGCGCTCGCGATCACTGCAGAGCTCCCATACCCACACGAGTGGCTCGTCGGCCGCcaccagcgcatcgacgcgtGAGAACGCCGGCGGCTctgagcggcgcatctcGTCCAAGACACGCGTGGATGGTGGATTCGTCGTACGGCAGGGACTGTACAAGGACAAGACGGACTATGCGGATATGCAGGTGCGGCAGTGGAttgtcgagcgccggcTGAGCCCGTTTTTTGCCGGCGCGGATGATGAGGAAGAGCTAGAAGGGGCGCAAGTCCGGTCCGAGTGTCCTATTTGCTTTCTCTTCTATCCCATGCATCTGAACCAAACGCGGTGCTGCACACAGCCGATCTGCACCGAGTGCTTTGTGCAGATTCAGCGCGTCGATCCCTCTACAAGAgtgccgccgtcgtctCAGCCGGCTGCGTGTCCGTTCTGCGTCGAGCCGAACTTTGGGGTGGTGTATGCACGAGACGCACCCAGCGTGGATGCACAAGCGGCGATTGAGCATGCCGCCAAAGCGATCGGCACCGGTGGCAACACCACTGACACGAAACGGGCATCGTTTCCTGCGGACCATGAGGCAGTCGTGCTGGTCGATCACGTTCATCCGCACTGGCACGACAAACTcgatcgtgccgtgcgCAACGCTGCGCGCCAGGCGAATCGCCGCGTGATCTTACGCGAGGAGGGCGGCTCCCTCGTGCCTGTGGGTGTCTCCTCCTCTCGAACGGGCGATGCCCTCGCAACGTttgtggcgcagcatcgacATATTGGGCGTCCAGGGCCGGGGGGCAGCATCATCTTGCACAGCCATGTCATGCATACTGAGCTGCAGCGATATGCGCACTCGTcgctcgctcgccgcgATCCTAATCGCCCTCAGGTAGGCGATCAGATGGCccgcacgctcgctgcTCTCTCGCCCGAGGAGCTGGAAGAGCTTatgctgcgcgagacgctgcggATCAgccagctcgagcatcaGGGCACTGCCCCGCCGGAGCCGAGTCAGGAAGAGCCACGCCCcgagcgcgcgtcgcgccgacGATCGCTGCTGCCCACGAAACTAGCCCAAGCGTCGCCGTTTCGCTTCAAGCGCCGCAACagtgcatcgtcgtcttctcAGCCCCGTGCGTCGTTCGATCGAGCGCCCGGTGACCCTGCAGCCacggctgctgctgcacctAGTACACCGCGCGGCTCTCCTGAAAGGCCGATAAGGAGCTCGCCGTTGCGCCTGTCTCACACCTGTCGTGCGTCTTTGGATACCCCGCGCTCATCACCTTGGGCCGAGCGTGCGATTCAGCAGGGCGTGTCACGGGCGTCGA